The Brassica napus mitochondrion, complete genome genome includes a region encoding these proteins:
- the orf106b gene encoding hypothetical protein, translated as MCIFLTDSYLVRLGLIPLTALEVLPATLSKNFVGSHPSISDESSKGGRIRCLYGWYRISCRRNIRCGTSQAHAIKSKLFRKRRSCIYYIKAVSKSIPLPREKGHFA; from the coding sequence ATGTGCATTTTTCTTACTGACTCTTATCTAGTGCGCCTAGGACTAATTCCACTCACGGCATTAGAGGTCTTACCCGCTACCCTTTCAAAAAACTTTGTGGGATCACACCCGTCAATCTCCGATGAATCAAGTAAGGGGGGTAGAATCCGCTGCTTGTATGGATGGTATCGAATCAGCTGTAGGAGGAATATCCGCTGTGGGACTTCACAAGCTCATGCCATAAAAAGTAAGCTCTTTCGGAAGAGAAGGAGTTGCATATATTATATAAAGGCTGTTAGCAAGTCAATTCCTTTACCTAGGGAGAAGGGCCATTTCGCCTAG
- the orf112 gene encoding hypothetical protein, with protein sequence MLFSLSSFPPLRLVDFLRYSIRWHVRSHTKERLNGQSLMNSFSNHYWNIAYRKSSLKEVAMLEGHFFPAYLSSALDLCLGSLIATSYTLPCLYPTKDLPDVLNRHSENRLLA encoded by the coding sequence ATGCTTTTTTCCCTTTCTAGCTTTCCACCATTAAGACTTGTTGACTTCCTACGCTATTCGATTCGCTGGCATGTCCGGTCTCATACGAAGGAAAGGTTGAATGGTCAGTCACTCATGAATTCCTTCTCTAATCACTACTGGAATATAGCTTATAGAAAGAGCAGCTTGAAGGAAGTGGCAATGCTAGAAGGGCATTTCTTTCCCGCCTACTTGAGTAGCGCGTTGGATCTATGCTTAGGCAGCTTAATCGCGACTTCATATACGTTGCCATGTCTGTATCCGACCAAAGACCTTCCTGATGTTCTTAATAGGCATTCTGAGAATAGGTTGCTGGCGTAG
- the orf128 gene encoding hypothetical protein, whose product MVSGACIIFLCFKRRGKLAFFFPFFIYFLSSTGIGVFSIASAPGGENISCPIPFVFLACHLFIFWGLFLFQRNIRAERQPLVPLLFGALLFFLPYFPNLEWLEGWIEGLDLFLLLLGILLFVCGEEKK is encoded by the coding sequence ATGGTGTCGGGTGCTTGCATCATTTTCCTTTGCTTTAAGAGACGAGGAAAACTTGCTTTTTTTTTTCCGTTTTTCATTTATTTTCTATCGAGTACTGGTATAGGGGTTTTTTCGATAGCTTCGGCGCCGGGAGGAGAGAACATATCATGCCCCATTCCCTTTGTTTTTCTAGCCTGTCATTTATTTATTTTTTGGGGTTTATTCCTTTTTCAAAGGAATATCCGGGCGGAACGACAACCTTTGGTCCCCTTACTCTTTGGAGCATTGCTCTTTTTTCTTCCTTACTTTCCAAACCTGGAATGGCTAGAAGGGTGGATCGAGGGACTCGACCTCTTTCTTCTTTTATTGGGAATTCTTCTATTTGTGTGCGGCGAGGAAAAGAAATGA
- the orf101d gene encoding hypothetical protein — MRAPSHFKVPWMGSELTAMEFPGLVAVSILVCLTRGGAKDFIPSFFSIFLLADQGEALLSRFRKGRGHLLQNHTFRTLPPLNPPLQKVGIQETETMSRRWN; from the coding sequence ATGCGAGCTCCTAGTCATTTCAAGGTACCTTGGATGGGGTCAGAGCTAACAGCTATGGAATTCCCGGGGCTGGTAGCAGTCTCAATTCTCGTATGCTTAACACGTGGTGGAGCTAAGGATTTCATACCTTCTTTCTTTTCTATCTTTCTTCTCGCCGACCAAGGCGAGGCGCTCTTAAGCCGTTTCAGGAAGGGAAGGGGCCATCTACTACAAAATCATACCTTTCGGACGTTGCCACCGCTCAATCCACCCCTGCAGAAAGTTGGTATTCAAGAGACGGAAACTATGTCAAGAAGGTGGAACTAG